One segment of Terriglobia bacterium DNA contains the following:
- a CDS encoding trimeric intracellular cation channel family protein: MIPNGHILLNTLLVAFDLAGTFVFALSGATMGVKHRLDLFGVLVLSYAAGNAGGITRDVLIGAVPPAAVRDWRYVAVSILAGLITFYWYRIINRLSSPVLVFDAAGLALFAVSGAGKALVFGAGPVAATLLGMLTGIGGGMLRDILVREIPTVLRTELYAVAALIGAAVVVLGRTLHLPTSGAAIAGAVLCFGLRILAMRHGWQLPRARPPE; the protein is encoded by the coding sequence ATGATTCCCAACGGACACATCCTGCTTAACACGCTGCTGGTTGCCTTCGATCTTGCCGGCACCTTCGTCTTCGCGCTCAGCGGCGCAACCATGGGGGTCAAGCACAGGCTCGATCTATTCGGGGTCCTCGTTTTATCGTATGCGGCGGGCAACGCGGGAGGGATCACGCGCGATGTACTGATTGGAGCGGTCCCGCCGGCGGCCGTGCGCGACTGGCGATACGTTGCTGTCTCGATTCTTGCCGGACTGATTACGTTCTACTGGTATCGAATCATCAACCGGTTGAGCAGCCCTGTGTTGGTGTTCGACGCCGCCGGACTGGCGCTGTTTGCCGTGTCCGGTGCGGGAAAGGCGCTGGTGTTTGGCGCCGGGCCCGTTGCGGCGACGCTGCTCGGCATGCTGACAGGAATCGGCGGCGGCATGTTGCGCGACATCCTGGTGAGGGAAATTCCAACCGTGTTGCGAACCGAACTCTATGCGGTCGCGGCCCTCATTGGAGCGGCTGTGGTGGTACTGGGAAGAACGCTGCATCTTCCTACTTCCGGAGCGGCAATAGCCGGCGCAGTCCTCTGCTTTGGACTCCGAATTCTCGCCATGCGACATGGCTGGCAGCTTCCCAGAGCCCGCCCGCCAGAATGA
- a CDS encoding M20 family metallopeptidase, translating into MNEAVLKSSAAVLGSLGELLPDLESVYKDIHAHPELSMQETRTAGIAADRLRAAGYEVTTGVGKTGVVGLLRNGEGPGVMLRADMDALPVQEGTGLPYACKVTAPDSSGKTVPVMHACGHDMHVAWLIGAATLLAKFRGAWRGTLMPVFQPAEETAAGAQAMIDEGLFRRFPKPDVVLGQHVMSLPAGVVAGRRGVITSAADSLQIRLFGRGAHGSMPEASIDPVVMAAATVMRLQTIVSREVAANQAAVVTIGVLQAGTKENVIPEEAIIKLNVRTFDESVRQRVLAAIERIVNAEAAASGAPKKPEITALDRYSLVQNDPEATRRVSDAFRLYFPSDRVQETSPTTASEDFGTFGSEWGAPSVFWFVGGIDPEVYAKAEKDGRIGEVPTNHNPRFAPVIHPTLESGVEALVVAAQAWLSA; encoded by the coding sequence ATGAACGAGGCAGTTTTGAAGAGTTCCGCAGCCGTGCTCGGGAGCCTCGGCGAGTTGCTTCCTGATTTGGAATCTGTTTACAAAGACATCCATGCTCATCCCGAGCTGTCGATGCAAGAGACACGGACGGCGGGAATCGCGGCAGACCGTCTTCGTGCTGCCGGTTATGAAGTGACCACCGGGGTGGGAAAGACTGGCGTTGTGGGGCTGCTGCGCAACGGCGAAGGGCCGGGAGTCATGCTGCGTGCGGACATGGACGCGCTTCCGGTCCAGGAAGGCACCGGCCTGCCCTACGCCTGCAAGGTAACGGCCCCGGACAGCAGTGGGAAGACCGTGCCCGTGATGCACGCTTGCGGCCACGACATGCACGTGGCCTGGCTGATCGGCGCGGCCACTCTGCTGGCAAAGTTTCGCGGCGCATGGAGAGGGACGCTGATGCCCGTCTTTCAACCAGCCGAAGAGACGGCGGCGGGCGCACAGGCCATGATCGATGAGGGTCTCTTCCGGCGCTTTCCCAAGCCCGACGTCGTGCTCGGCCAGCATGTGATGAGCTTGCCTGCCGGTGTTGTGGCGGGCCGTCGCGGAGTGATAACGTCCGCCGCTGACAGTCTCCAGATTCGGCTATTCGGGCGTGGGGCCCACGGCTCGATGCCGGAGGCCAGTATCGATCCGGTGGTGATGGCCGCGGCAACGGTGATGCGGCTGCAGACCATCGTTTCCCGCGAGGTGGCGGCGAACCAGGCAGCCGTCGTTACCATCGGTGTGCTGCAGGCTGGCACCAAGGAAAACGTGATCCCCGAGGAGGCGATCATCAAGTTGAACGTGCGCACTTTTGATGAAAGCGTCCGTCAACGCGTGCTCGCTGCGATCGAGCGGATCGTCAATGCCGAAGCCGCCGCCTCGGGCGCTCCGAAGAAACCGGAGATCACGGCCCTTGACCGATATTCACTCGTGCAGAATGACCCGGAGGCGACCCGGCGGGTGAGCGATGCGTTTCGTCTGTATTTTCCATCTGACCGTGTGCAGGAGACCAGCCCGACGACCGCGAGCGAGGACTTCGGAACGTTCGGATCGGAATGGGGTGCTCCGTCCGTGTTCTGGTTCGTCGGCGGCATCGATCCCGAGGTGTACGCGAAAGCCGAGAAGGACGGCCGGATCGGCGAGGTCCCGACCAATCACAACCCGCGCTTCGCACCGGTGATCCATCCCACTTTGGAGTCAGGCGTCGAAGCGCTGGTGGTCGCGGCCCAAGCCTGGCTGTCGGCATGA
- a CDS encoding TonB-dependent receptor, giving the protein MTIEQLAEVEVTTVAKQPEEVWRTPAAVYVITQQDIERSGATTIPEALRLAPGVEVARINSNRWAIGIRGFGGRFSRDVLVMIDGRSVYSTLLAGTYWEAQNLPLQDVDRIEVVRGPGGTIWGPNAVNGVINIITKSSQDTHGDLVSTGGGNVDQGSFAARHGGTHGSNFDYRVYGMGFVRGPEFHVNGDNYDRWRDIQGGFRADFTRGNLDRFVVQGDLYAEGVGEDVTAVTYSPPYSQIIDGTAPLSGGNITARWRRTQGAERDIQLAAYYDRTKRNEPNFAESRNTFDLDFLHRFPLPAHEQLSWGFGVRFSKATNPTIVSGLYFLPMTRTDELYSGFLQDEIGLVPNRLSLTLGTKLLKTNYTGLQLQPTVRLLWTPSTGQSVWAAFTHAVRTPSAAERAFYLSGFVGFGPGGIPFFARFNANPDFGSEQLNGYELGYRRVLGSRFYFDLTGFYNHYHDLFSEDIIGAPFLETTPAPAHFLLPAEFGNGLLGTTKGVEFAPEWNPASFWRLRASYSYLQMNLKKGPNSLDIGTAPFVEGSSPRHQVSVQSGFNLTKALNLDLAYRYVSALQALVVKPYSTGDVRLGWKLRPSLEVSVVGRNLFQPDHFEFASDPGPIVGIRRSVYGQITWRREETGAP; this is encoded by the coding sequence ATGACGATCGAGCAACTCGCGGAGGTGGAGGTCACCACCGTGGCGAAGCAGCCGGAAGAAGTGTGGCGTACGCCTGCGGCCGTCTACGTGATTACCCAGCAGGACATCGAGCGTTCTGGAGCGACCACCATTCCGGAAGCTTTGCGGCTCGCTCCGGGCGTCGAGGTTGCCCGCATCAACAGCAATCGCTGGGCCATCGGAATTCGAGGTTTTGGAGGCAGGTTTTCGCGGGACGTACTCGTCATGATTGACGGCCGGAGCGTCTATTCCACCCTGCTGGCTGGGACCTACTGGGAGGCGCAGAACCTGCCGTTGCAAGACGTTGATCGGATTGAAGTGGTCCGCGGACCAGGAGGAACCATCTGGGGTCCCAATGCGGTGAACGGAGTGATCAACATCATCACCAAATCCAGCCAGGACACCCACGGAGACCTGGTCAGTACAGGCGGGGGAAACGTGGACCAGGGGTCCTTTGCGGCCCGCCACGGAGGGACTCACGGAAGCAACTTTGACTACCGCGTGTATGGAATGGGGTTCGTCCGCGGTCCGGAATTCCATGTGAACGGAGACAACTACGACCGCTGGCGTGATATTCAGGGCGGTTTTCGGGCCGATTTCACAAGGGGCAACCTCGACCGCTTTGTGGTGCAAGGCGACTTGTACGCGGAAGGGGTCGGCGAAGACGTGACGGCGGTCACCTATTCCCCACCCTACTCGCAGATCATTGACGGGACCGCGCCGCTGTCCGGCGGGAACATCACGGCCCGCTGGCGCCGGACCCAGGGTGCGGAGCGGGATATCCAACTGGCGGCTTATTACGATCGGACAAAGCGCAACGAGCCCAATTTCGCCGAATCGCGCAACACGTTCGATCTCGATTTTCTACACCGCTTTCCTTTGCCGGCCCACGAACAACTCTCCTGGGGTTTCGGAGTTCGCTTCAGCAAGGCCACCAACCCGACCATCGTTTCGGGCTTGTACTTCCTGCCGATGACTCGGACGGACGAGTTGTACAGCGGGTTCTTGCAGGATGAGATTGGACTGGTCCCAAACCGGCTGTCGCTGACGCTGGGGACCAAGCTGCTGAAAACCAATTACACCGGCCTGCAACTGCAGCCCACTGTTCGCCTGTTGTGGACTCCCTCGACCGGCCAGTCTGTGTGGGCCGCTTTTACGCATGCGGTACGAACGCCGTCTGCTGCTGAGCGGGCATTTTATCTTTCCGGGTTTGTCGGCTTCGGTCCCGGTGGCATCCCTTTCTTTGCGCGTTTCAACGCCAACCCCGACTTCGGCTCGGAACAACTGAATGGTTACGAACTCGGTTACCGGCGGGTGCTCGGGTCGCGCTTCTATTTTGATCTGACCGGGTTTTACAATCACTACCACGACCTGTTCAGCGAGGACATTATCGGCGCGCCGTTTCTCGAGACGACGCCGGCGCCGGCGCATTTTCTGCTTCCTGCCGAATTTGGCAATGGCCTGCTGGGCACAACCAAAGGGGTGGAGTTTGCGCCGGAGTGGAACCCGGCTTCATTCTGGCGATTGCGGGCATCCTACTCGTATCTGCAGATGAATTTGAAGAAGGGCCCGAATTCCCTGGACATAGGAACTGCGCCTTTCGTGGAAGGTTCGAGCCCGCGCCACCAGGTTAGCGTCCAGTCCGGCTTCAATCTCACGAAAGCTCTCAACCTCGACCTGGCCTATCGCTACGTCAGCGCGCTGCAGGCGCTGGTGGTCAAGCCGTATTCAACTGGAGATGTCCGGCTCGGCTGGAAATTGCGACCCAGCCTCGAGGTATCTGTCGTCGGCAGAAACCTTTTCCAGCCTGATCACTTCGAGTTTGCCAGCGATCCCGGCCCGATCGTCGGAATCCGGCGAAGCGTCTACGGCCAGATTACCTGGCGGCGCGAAGAAACGGGCGCCCCCTGA
- a CDS encoding 2-isopropylmalate synthase produces the protein MTEKLFIFDTTLRDGEQSPGCSMNLEEKLRMARQLDRLGVDILEAGFPIASQGDFDAVSAIAAELRRPTIAALARANQLDIDRAWAALKDAARPRIHTFLATSDIHLKYKLRKTREEVLKMISWAVGHASSLCQDVEFSPEDAGRTDRSYLIECCHAAVEAGATVLNLPDTVGYCVELEYEKMFADVKASVPGIENVILSTHTHNDLGLAVANTLAGVRGGARQVECTINGIGERAGNAALEEVVMAVYVRRDVEPVHTDIRTEELYPASQLLIHLTGMQVQRNKAVVGRNAFAHEAGIHQDGYLKNATTYEIISPETVGMPANHIVLGKHSGRHALTNRYLELGYDLTKPEIDRAYELFTRLADRKKNVYDEDLISIVNESFERIPELYRLKLLESVSSSEGRSTATVELERDGQSLRESATAEGPCDAAFRAIDRITGTPGTVVDFSVHSVTAGADSTAEVSIRARFQEKEFTGKSLSYNVIEAAARAYLQAANKGVYEIRRAVKQAAAEGRSIHENELVDRLFPGGY, from the coding sequence ATGACTGAAAAGTTGTTTATTTTTGACACAACCTTGCGCGACGGCGAGCAATCGCCCGGTTGCAGCATGAACCTTGAAGAGAAGCTGCGAATGGCCCGCCAGCTTGACCGCCTGGGAGTGGACATCCTTGAGGCTGGTTTTCCGATTGCTTCGCAGGGCGACTTTGATGCCGTCTCGGCTATCGCCGCTGAGCTGCGCCGCCCCACCATCGCCGCGCTTGCCCGCGCGAATCAGTTGGATATCGATCGTGCCTGGGCAGCGCTGAAGGATGCTGCAAGGCCCCGGATCCATACGTTTCTGGCCACCTCAGACATCCATCTGAAGTACAAGCTGCGCAAGACGCGGGAAGAAGTTCTCAAAATGATTTCGTGGGCAGTTGGCCATGCCAGCTCCCTCTGTCAGGACGTGGAATTCTCTCCGGAAGATGCTGGCCGCACCGATCGAAGCTATCTGATCGAGTGCTGCCATGCGGCTGTAGAAGCCGGCGCGACGGTGCTGAACCTGCCCGATACCGTAGGGTATTGCGTAGAACTTGAATACGAAAAGATGTTTGCCGACGTTAAGGCCAGCGTTCCCGGGATTGAGAATGTGATTTTGAGCACGCACACGCACAATGATTTGGGACTCGCCGTTGCCAACACTCTGGCGGGAGTTCGCGGCGGGGCCCGCCAGGTGGAGTGCACCATCAATGGTATAGGCGAGAGGGCAGGGAACGCCGCCCTCGAAGAAGTTGTCATGGCGGTCTATGTGCGGCGCGATGTTGAACCTGTCCACACCGACATCCGCACCGAAGAGCTTTACCCGGCAAGCCAGTTGCTGATTCACCTGACAGGCATGCAGGTGCAGAGGAACAAAGCCGTTGTAGGGCGCAACGCGTTCGCCCACGAGGCGGGCATTCATCAGGACGGCTACCTGAAAAATGCCACGACCTACGAAATCATTTCGCCGGAAACCGTGGGTATGCCCGCCAACCACATCGTGCTTGGGAAGCACTCCGGCCGCCATGCCCTGACCAACCGCTACCTGGAGTTGGGCTATGACCTGACCAAACCGGAAATCGATCGCGCCTATGAGCTGTTCACGCGGCTGGCAGACCGCAAAAAGAACGTTTACGACGAAGACTTGATCAGCATCGTGAACGAGAGCTTCGAACGCATTCCTGAGCTTTATAGGCTGAAGCTTCTGGAAAGCGTGTCCAGCAGCGAAGGGCGATCGACGGCAACCGTCGAGCTGGAACGTGACGGGCAATCCTTGCGCGAATCAGCTACGGCTGAAGGTCCCTGCGATGCTGCTTTCCGCGCCATCGATCGGATTACGGGCACACCGGGTACAGTGGTGGATTTTTCCGTACATTCTGTAACCGCAGGGGCGGACAGCACGGCGGAGGTTTCAATCCGCGCCCGTTTCCAGGAAAAGGAGTTCACCGGCAAATCTCTCAGCTACAATGTGATTGAGGCTGCGGCGCGTGCCTATCTACAGGCTGCAAACAAGGGTGTGTATGAAATCCGGCGGGCTGTGAAGCAAGCCGCCGCTGAGGGCCGTTCAATCCATGAAAATGAGCTGGTGGACCGCCTCTTCCCCGGTGGTTACTGA
- a CDS encoding carboxypeptidase regulatory-like domain-containing protein, with amino-acid sequence MRECFLQMLVRKEQPTQDKRPLASRLQLRLPAAGNGLSSRRTFLAMALLFTLSLGPAFATAQIETGTVRGTVSAMNPQGQPIPLGGVAIKLTANAPGLPPQTAYSDGKGEFEIDNVPAGPYALEASIGGFKPFTRKITIAAGQTLSEDIQMQLQELKQNIEVRESAPIVSTQGTSPAAQTLQTKQLLTIPVVRQEFKQELPVTPGVLQVQSGKLFIKGVPESQSMLLLDSAQAVDPVTGTYSIDVPIDAIQSLDVFKAPFGAQYGGFVGGMTDIGLKPPPNQWRLSMHDLNPSVRGKEGHLVGFAKATPRIGFGGPLWKDKINFAESFMYEMRKPDVRGLAWPNDSQKIQGYNSISQFQFLLSQRHFANLTVNLFPRRFQWADLNVLVPRPATADTGQKGYSIDGSDTYQFNSGDILHTIFKFTRMETYAHGHGPEDMLLTPLGIGGNYFNTWARNSHQEEGLALLNLAAKQWAGSHEILFGSDVIHRDLTGSTQSHPVQILRNDGSSAERIDFSGLGNLSASDTSVATFAQDHWIFNNRLAATLGLRYYGETNGNPVNFAPRLGVVYALDQSARTVFQGGVGMFYDRTPLLSADFSDNPTRIVTPLDFAGSPLSPSVAFRNECARISSGSPETLPDCSDLGSTPRNLTWRLQLSRRFTNKLTAKVGTLYSHTSRLFVINPVTQPDGAGTMLLSNGGSSRYHEYEFTVDYRASEDTELSMSYVRSQSRGDLNTTDNIFVPFEVPVIRPDVYANQPSDVPNRLTGFGIFKLPWKITLSPSVDLHSGFPYSNVDELQNYAGEPNGQRYPIYFSFNWRIYKDFPLPFHIHRGHTFRFGIYSVNTTSRKNPTAVYNNITSPMFGQFTGFDKRINGIVIEFTQ; translated from the coding sequence ATGAGAGAATGTTTCCTGCAAATGCTGGTCCGGAAGGAACAGCCGACACAAGATAAAAGGCCCCTGGCATCCCGTTTGCAGCTTCGTCTGCCTGCAGCCGGGAACGGATTGTCCTCCCGTCGCACCTTCCTGGCGATGGCACTCTTATTCACGCTCAGTCTGGGCCCTGCCTTTGCCACTGCTCAAATCGAGACCGGCACTGTTCGGGGCACGGTGAGCGCCATGAATCCGCAGGGGCAGCCGATCCCGCTCGGCGGGGTGGCCATCAAGCTGACCGCTAACGCTCCAGGTCTGCCGCCCCAAACGGCTTACTCCGATGGCAAGGGAGAGTTTGAGATCGACAACGTTCCCGCGGGCCCTTACGCGCTGGAGGCGAGTATTGGAGGATTCAAACCGTTCACGCGAAAAATCACCATCGCGGCAGGCCAAACCCTCAGCGAAGACATCCAAATGCAGCTCCAGGAACTCAAGCAGAACATCGAGGTGAGAGAATCCGCGCCCATCGTTTCGACCCAGGGGACCAGCCCCGCGGCCCAGACTTTACAAACGAAGCAGCTTCTCACCATTCCTGTGGTCCGGCAGGAATTCAAACAGGAATTGCCGGTCACCCCTGGAGTTCTTCAAGTGCAGAGCGGAAAGCTCTTCATCAAGGGCGTGCCGGAGAGCCAGAGCATGCTCCTTCTGGACTCTGCGCAGGCGGTTGACCCGGTTACGGGGACGTATTCCATTGATGTGCCGATCGACGCCATCCAGAGCCTTGATGTCTTCAAAGCGCCTTTTGGCGCGCAGTATGGAGGGTTCGTCGGTGGCATGACCGACATCGGACTGAAGCCTCCGCCAAACCAATGGCGCCTCAGCATGCACGACCTGAATCCCAGCGTGCGGGGCAAGGAAGGCCATCTTGTCGGCTTTGCCAAGGCCACGCCTCGCATCGGTTTTGGCGGTCCCTTGTGGAAAGACAAGATTAATTTCGCTGAGTCATTTATGTATGAAATGCGAAAGCCGGACGTGCGCGGCCTCGCATGGCCCAACGACTCGCAAAAGATCCAGGGTTATAACTCGATTTCGCAATTTCAGTTTCTTTTGTCTCAGAGGCACTTTGCAAACCTTACCGTCAACCTCTTCCCCCGGCGTTTTCAATGGGCCGATCTCAACGTCCTGGTCCCTCGTCCCGCGACGGCGGACACCGGCCAGAAAGGCTACTCCATCGACGGCAGCGACACCTACCAGTTCAACTCGGGAGACATTCTGCACACGATCTTCAAATTCACCCGCATGGAGACTTACGCGCACGGGCACGGTCCGGAGGATATGCTGCTCACTCCCCTGGGTATTGGCGGCAATTATTTCAATACCTGGGCCAGGAACAGCCATCAGGAGGAAGGGCTGGCCCTCCTCAACCTGGCCGCCAAACAGTGGGCAGGCAGCCATGAAATATTGTTCGGCTCCGACGTCATCCACCGCGACTTGACGGGCAGCACCCAATCACACCCGGTGCAGATTCTCCGGAACGACGGGTCCTCAGCAGAACGGATTGACTTCAGCGGGCTGGGAAATCTGAGCGCCAGTGACACCTCTGTCGCCACTTTCGCCCAGGACCATTGGATCTTCAACAATCGCCTGGCGGCGACTCTCGGGCTACGCTACTATGGCGAGACCAACGGAAACCCGGTAAATTTCGCGCCGCGCCTGGGCGTGGTTTATGCCCTTGACCAATCGGCCAGAACCGTTTTCCAGGGTGGCGTCGGAATGTTTTATGACCGCACGCCGCTGCTTTCCGCCGATTTCAGCGACAATCCCACGCGCATTGTCACGCCGCTCGACTTCGCGGGATCTCCCCTGAGTCCCTCCGTGGCCTTCCGTAATGAATGTGCCCGGATATCCTCCGGCAGTCCCGAAACTCTTCCCGACTGTTCGGACCTGGGGAGCACGCCGCGCAATCTGACCTGGCGGCTGCAACTGTCCCGGCGATTTACCAACAAGCTGACGGCGAAGGTCGGTACGCTCTACAGCCACACCAGCCGCCTGTTTGTCATCAACCCCGTCACGCAGCCGGATGGCGCTGGGACAATGCTGCTGTCGAATGGCGGAAGTTCCCGCTATCACGAGTACGAATTCACCGTGGACTACCGCGCCAGTGAAGACACCGAGCTCAGCATGTCTTATGTCCGCAGCCAAAGCCGCGGCGACCTGAACACCACGGACAACATCTTCGTGCCGTTTGAAGTCCCGGTCATTCGTCCCGACGTTTATGCCAACCAGCCATCTGATGTTCCCAACCGCCTGACAGGTTTTGGGATTTTCAAGCTTCCCTGGAAAATCACCTTGAGCCCTTCGGTCGATTTACACTCGGGCTTTCCCTACTCCAATGTCGATGAACTCCAAAACTACGCTGGCGAACCTAACGGGCAGCGATATCCCATCTATTTTTCGTTCAACTGGCGGATCTACAAAGATTTTCCGCTGCCGTTCCACATCCACCGCGGCCATACTTTCCGGTTTGGCATCTATTCCGTCAACACCACAAGCAGAAAAAATCCCACAGCAGTCTATAACAACATCACCTCGCCCATGTTCGGGCAATTTACCGGCTTCGACAAACGCATCAACGGAATCGTGATCGAGTTTACCCAATAG